The genomic segment GGGAGAAGTTTCTCTAGCTGGACAATTAGAAACCATTCATCTAAGCGAACGGGAGGGAAAATCTGGCCGGGTTGGCTGGTGCGGAGGAGCTGCGCGAGTTTTGGATGGGCCTGGCTTAGCTCCATGGGACCAATGAGGCCGCCGGTCTGAGCTTCTGGGCCTTGGGAATATTCTTTCGCGAGTTCGGCAAAGGTCGCTTCGCCTTCTTGGATGCGAAAGTATAGTTCCTGTGCGATCGCAACATCTTTGGTGCGAATCAACGAATAGATGACTCGGTCAAGGTGCTGCTTCTGTTTCAGGAAATGATTGCCGAGCTGAGCGCCCCACGTGTTGCGTTTAAATGTCTCTAGCTTAATGGGTCGCAGTATTAGGTGCTTGAGCTGCGCTGGCGTAACGCCATTATGCTGCAGCCAAGCTTGGAGATCTGAATCTGAAGTCAGTTTATTCTGGGCAAAAAACTGCTGGCGTGCCTGCTCTTCTTCTTCTGGCGTGCATTCGACCTCAGCAATTGCTTGATCGATAATCATCTCCTGTGAGACCTGTGGCAGCATTTGATAGGCCACTAAGTGTTGCACCACCTCTGTCGCAGAAAAAGATTGGTCACCGACCTGAAGAACTGCTTTCATTGACTTTGCCCACCTGCTCTAGTCCATACCCTTTGAGAGTGCCCGGAAATTTGCATAAACTGACGTTGAAAATAGCTGTAAGACTTTAGATACATCGGGAATTGGAGAACATTGTTATCGTACTTTTGATCGAACAGAAGACCTAAATATGAGATGTATTAGCTTAATGATCTCTCTAATCTGTTTCTAGTCAAGCGGGCGCGAAGATATTCTTCAACACTACTGTATGACATAGCTTGCTTACGATCACTGGTTGCCCTCACTACAATTTCATTAAAAAGCTCGCAGCTTAGGCAAAGTCCTTGGTAGAGCCGTGACAGCTTCTGTTGATTTGCTACGACCTTTATAATTTGTAAACTAGCCGTAACCCTCACACTGCTCAGGGCCGTTTCAAGCTCATGGAAGAAAAATTGGATCATTATTCTTGCGTACTGAGATAGGCGATATTTCAACTGCTCATGATGAGTCTTTGAGGCTTTTGATTTTTCTCTGGCGAGCTTAGAACATCCGAGTTATATTACAGCCTTGCCTCTCTTTGCGCTGGCTCTTAATTTATCAATCGGCGCGTCGTGAAGTTATTATGCATGACTGAGTTGAATTTGTGAGGTTGTTAGCTTTAGATAATGGAGACCTTGTGTAGCTGGTTCCAGCGGCCTTAGATTTCGCTAATTGTCTTAGTGCTGCGGCATAATATTAGCCAAGGGGAGCCTCGGGCCATCCCATTCGCAACTTATCTTGGATTACTCGAAGGCAATCTATGACGAAGACCACCGTGAATACAAGCATCCCAGCCTCAATGGATACTGAAAAACGTGGACTGCCGGTCACTATCATTACGGGCTTTCTCGGTAGCGGTAAAACCACGCTCTTGAATCACATTCTCAGCAATCAGGAAGGACTCAAAACAGCGGTTTTAGTGAATGAGTTCGGTGAGATTGGGATCGATAATGATCTGCTGATCACCACGGGTGAAGATATGGTGGAACTCAGCAACGGCTGTATCTGCTGCACGATCAATAATGATCTGGTGGAGGCCGTTCATCGGGTGCTGGAGCGCTCGGACAAAATTGATTATCTGGTGGTGGAAACAACGGGGCTAGCAGATCCGCTGCCGGTGGCGCTGACTTTCTTGGGCACTGATTTACGAGATTTGACGCGCTTAGACTCGATTGTGACAGTGGTGGATTCAGAAAACTTCAGCCTAGATCTGTTCAATAGTGAGGCGGCTCAAAGTCAGATTGCGTACGGCGACACGATTTTGCTTAACAAGGCCGATCTCATTGATGAGGCTGATCTCGATTTGCTAGAGATTCGGATTCGTGAAATGCGAGAGGGAGCCAGAATTTTGCGGACCGTGAAGAGCGAGGTGCCGCTGCCGCTGATTCTTAGCGTGGGTCTGTTTGAGTCTGAGCAGTATTTTGCTAAGGAAGAGCAGGCCGAGGCCCACGATCACGGAGACCACGATAATTGCGATCACGATCATGGACATTGTGAGCATGACCACGACCATCACGAGCATTCTCATCATTTAGATAACGATGGGTTTGTCTCTCTCTCTTTTCAGAGCGATCGCCCGTTTTCTGTGCGTAAATTCCAGCATTTTCTAGATGAGCAGATGCCACTCAATGTCTTCCGAGCTAAGGGAATTCTCTGGTTTGATGAGAGTCCAAAGCGTCATGTCTTTCACTTGAGTGGTAAGCGGTTTTCGCTCGACGATGAGGAGTGGAGAGGCGAACCTAAAAATCAGCTTGTTTTGATTGGCCAGAATTTGGATCTCGAAGGGTTGCGATCGCAAATCGAAAAATGCTTAGCCACGACCTCTCCTAATCGAGGTCAGGGCTTCGGTGGCTAGCGGGCGTCTGATGTAAGCTTGGAAGCGTTGTTTTTGCGATCGCAACCCAATGCCCCAATCTGTCTCGGCGCTGGCAAATCTATACAAAGATGCGCTACTCGAAAACGTGCTGCCTTTTTGGGAGCATCACTCTATTGATCGAGAGCAGGGTGGATTTTTCACCTGCCTCAATCGAGAAGGAAAAGTCTACGACACCGACAAATTTATCTGGCTGCAAAACCGTCAGGTGTGGACCTTCTCAATGCTCTATAACCGGCTAGAGAAACGGGAAAACTGGCTGCAGATTGCCGCCAACGGTGCTAAATTCCTCGCTCAGCAAGGCCGAGACAATCAGGGAAACTGGTATTTTTCTCTCAATCGCGCTGGGCAACCTCTAACACAGCCCTACAATATTTTCTCCGACTGCTTTGCGGCGATGGCCTTCAGTCAATATGCCTTAGCCTCTGGAGAAGACTGGGCTAAAGAGGTGGCCCAGCAGGCGTACAGTAACGTTCTACATCGTCAGGCAGATCCCAAAGGGAAGTACAACAAGACCTATCCGGGAACTCGCCCGATGAAAACGCTGGCGGTACCGATGATTTTGGCAAATCTGTCCCTGGAAATGGATTGGCTGCTAGAGGGCGACCGCCTAGAAGAGGTTCTCAATCAAACGGTTCAGGCCGTGATGATGGACTTTTTGGATGCCGAGCAGGGGCTGCTTTACGAGAACGTGACGCCAGAGGGCCAACACCTCGACTGCTTTGAGGGCCGTTTGATTAATCCGGGGCACGGCATCGAAGCCATGTGGTTCATCATGGATATCGCCCATCGTCGTCAGGATACTGAGCTGATTAATCAGGCTGTTGATGCCGTCCTTAAGACGCTGCAGTTTGCCTGGGATCAGACGCATGACGGCATCTACTACTTTATGGATGCAGAAGGCCATCCGCCTCAGCAGCTTGAGTGGGATCAAAAGCTGTGGTGGGTTCATTTAGAAACCCTGGTGGCGTTGGTAATGGGCTATCGATTGACGGGCCGGACCGAGTGCTGGGACTGGTTCTGTAAGGTTCACGATTACACCTGGAACCACTTTGTTGATGCTGAGCATGGGGAATGGTTTGGCTATCTCAATCGCCAGGGTGAAGTGCTGCTGAGTCTTAAGGGCGGCAAGTGGAAGGGCTGTTTCCATGTGCCGCGCGCTCTATATCTATGCTGGCAAGAGCTTGAGGGGACGAGTTCAAGTGGTGTCTGCTGAGTTTTGAGTGGTGTTAGGATAGCCCAGTAGGTCTATCGAATGT from the Acaryochloris thomasi RCC1774 genome contains:
- a CDS encoding peptidylprolyl isomerase, which gives rise to MKAVLQVGDQSFSATEVVQHLVAYQMLPQVSQEMIIDQAIAEVECTPEEEEQARQQFFAQNKLTSDSDLQAWLQHNGVTPAQLKHLILRPIKLETFKRNTWGAQLGNHFLKQKQHLDRVIYSLIRTKDVAIAQELYFRIQEGEATFAELAKEYSQGPEAQTGGLIGPMELSQAHPKLAQLLRTSQPGQIFPPVRLDEWFLIVQLEKLLPAQLDDPTEKRLLNDLFQRWLKQQQQTVSLHFPEENPSEERTASPAVLQEPETAEP
- a CDS encoding CobW family GTP-binding protein, which gives rise to MTKTTVNTSIPASMDTEKRGLPVTIITGFLGSGKTTLLNHILSNQEGLKTAVLVNEFGEIGIDNDLLITTGEDMVELSNGCICCTINNDLVEAVHRVLERSDKIDYLVVETTGLADPLPVALTFLGTDLRDLTRLDSIVTVVDSENFSLDLFNSEAAQSQIAYGDTILLNKADLIDEADLDLLEIRIREMREGARILRTVKSEVPLPLILSVGLFESEQYFAKEEQAEAHDHGDHDNCDHDHGHCEHDHDHHEHSHHLDNDGFVSLSFQSDRPFSVRKFQHFLDEQMPLNVFRAKGILWFDESPKRHVFHLSGKRFSLDDEEWRGEPKNQLVLIGQNLDLEGLRSQIEKCLATTSPNRGQGFGG
- a CDS encoding AGE family epimerase/isomerase; translated protein: MPQSVSALANLYKDALLENVLPFWEHHSIDREQGGFFTCLNREGKVYDTDKFIWLQNRQVWTFSMLYNRLEKRENWLQIAANGAKFLAQQGRDNQGNWYFSLNRAGQPLTQPYNIFSDCFAAMAFSQYALASGEDWAKEVAQQAYSNVLHRQADPKGKYNKTYPGTRPMKTLAVPMILANLSLEMDWLLEGDRLEEVLNQTVQAVMMDFLDAEQGLLYENVTPEGQHLDCFEGRLINPGHGIEAMWFIMDIAHRRQDTELINQAVDAVLKTLQFAWDQTHDGIYYFMDAEGHPPQQLEWDQKLWWVHLETLVALVMGYRLTGRTECWDWFCKVHDYTWNHFVDAEHGEWFGYLNRQGEVLLSLKGGKWKGCFHVPRALYLCWQELEGTSSSGVC